The Mytilus galloprovincialis chromosome 4, xbMytGall1.hap1.1, whole genome shotgun sequence genome contains a region encoding:
- the LOC143070631 gene encoding RYamide receptor-like, which produces MMDYEYSTENYSQYNFTSENATFGIEFYPPAMNMVVLVLFLFLYSTVVLIGIGGNAFVCFTTFTLKKQTVTNFFMTNLAASDILMATICIPFTVLSNLVFHYWPFGAILCPAVGFLQVTSVLQRAFTLVFITYDQHKIVWHPLAKRLDKKEARFVMIILWILAALAAIPVAMFARVVNMETGNGQIGICMEDWQNQEEKKIYSAVVMILQYFLPLAIMVVCYTHMGVIIWLRKTPGEQDIKRDRLQIKSKKKTVRVLSAVVAAYALAWLPIHTLTLVGDSYPEIYDMPHADVVWMACHWLAFSSTGITPFIYFRSNSAFRVSLKRLFSCFKRTRKTKRESVYTQASVIEFPVKD; this is translated from the exons ATGATGGATTACGAATATTCTACAGAAAATTATTCTCAATATAATTTCACATCAGAGAATGCAACATTCGGCATTGAATTTTATCCACCGGCAATGAATATGGTAGTTTTAGtgctatttttatttctttactcCACAGTCGTTTTAATTGGAATTGGTGGAAATGCTTTTGTTTGCTTTACAACATTCACGCTTAAAAAGCAGACAGTTACAAATTTCTTCATGACAAATCTTGCAGCTAGTGACATTTTAATGGCGACTATTTGTATACCATTTACTGTGCTTAGCAACTTGGTATTTCATTACTGGCCGTTCGGAGCAATTTTATGTCCAGCTGTAGGATTCTTACAGGTTACTTCCGTTCTGCAAAGAGCTTTTACCCTGGTTTTCATAACGTATGATCAACACAAAATTGTATGGCATCCATTAGCAAAACGACTAGATAAGAAAGAAGCCAGGTTTGTGATGATAATTCTGTGGATTCTAGCTGCTCTGGCAGCAATTCCTGTGGCTATGTTTGCTAGAGTTGTAAATATGGAAACTGGAAATGGGCAGATTGGTATTTGTATGGAGGACTGGCAAAATCAAGAAGAGAAGAAAATATACAGTGCTGTTGTCATGATCTTGCAATACTTCCTTCCACTGGCTATAATGGTCGTCTGCTACACTCATATGGGTGTCATAATCTGGTTAAGGAAAACACCCGGCGAACAAGACATCAAAAGAGATAGACttcaaattaaaagtaaaaaaaag ACTGTTCGAGTATTATCAGCTGTTGTAGCAGCATATGCACTTGCCTGGCTTCCAATTCACACTCTTACATTGGTTGGTGATTCATATCCAGAAATCTACGATATGCCTCATGCTGATGTTGTGTGGATGGCGTGTCATTGGTTGGCTTTTAGTAGCACAGGAATCACACCATTCATTTACTTTAGAAGTAATTCTGCTTTCCGAGTTAGTCTGAAGCGCCTCTTTTCTTGTTTCAAGAGGACACGCAAAACCAAACGAGAGTCTGTCTATACGCAAGCAAGTGTTATTGAGTTTCCAGTAAAAGATTAA